In Gemmatimonadaceae bacterium, the genomic window TCGAACTCGAGCACGGCGTTCGTCTGCAGCCGCAGCGCTCCGGCCGACTTCCGTGCTTCCCAGGCCACCGCACCGGGGGCGCGTTTCGTGATCACCGGGTCGGCGCCGGTCCAGGCCACCGCGCGGTCAGCCGAGTCGCGGACGACCAGCCGGATCGGTGCGCTGAGGATCTCGCGCGGGGTGGTGCCGATGCTGGTGTTGCCCGGCGAGAAGAACGACTGGATGCTCACGGGCATGCCATCGTTGCCGAAGGTGAGCGCGCGGCCGAGGAGCGAGATGGTCGTGCCGGACACGCGCATCGGCACGTATGGCGCCACCACGCTGTCATCCGCTGCCAGCTGCGAGTTGAGCCAGCGGAGGCGCGTGAGCTGCGCCGGGGTATCGTCGCCATGGTTCGCCACCAGCCCGCTGCCCACCCGGATGGTGACGCGCACCGGTGGCGCGCTGCCGGTTGCGGTCACGAGCCGGAGGTCACCCTCGTAGTCCCCCGGCGTGATGGCCGCGGGCAGGTCCACGCCGAACCAGAGCGCCTGCACCCGTGACGAGTCCACGTGCAGCGCACGCGTGAAGCGACGCCCCGACCAGTCAGTCCCTTCGAGGTTGAAGGCCGTGATGGCGCGCGACGGGATCACCTGCGAACCGCCCTTCCGCCGCAGTGCGCTCATACGGTAGCGCAGTGAGTCGAGCGGCCCGCGGTGCGCCCAGACACCGACCTGGAAGGTGTAGAACTCCCCGCGTCGCGCAGTGCCGGTGAAGGGCGTGAATGCCCCGCGCTGCGCCCACGCCGCCGGGATGTCGCGCGTCATGCGGATGGACAGCGCACGGTCCTCGGCGAACGCCAGGAACGGCGCCGAGGGATGCGCGCCACGCAGCGCCGCCAGTTCCGACGCGGTGGCGATGTACTCCATCGGCGTGAAGCGCGAGAACTCGTTCACGGCATCGAAGCCGACCATCGTCGCACGTGGCAGTTCGTTGAGCGCGCCCGATCGCACCGCACCCTCGTTCAGCCCATGGGCCGACAGCCACGTGGGCTCAGCCGTGGGCTCGACCACACGGTACGTGATCTTCGGGTAGTTGGACTTGAACGTGCCAGTGTACGGCAGGTAGTACACGTGGTACTCGCCGGCCGCCGGCGCCTGGAAGGCGATATCGCCGGCCTCGCGCGTGATGTCGAGGCGGGCGACGTTGCGGATGCGCTGCTGCGTGGCGGCCTGGATCACCACCAGGTTCACTGACTGCGGCGTGGCATCGCGCCGGCGCCAGGGGATGTGTGCGACCACCGCGTCGGCGGCGTTCGCCACCCGCACGACGGCGCGGTGATTGCCGAGCGAGTCGGCGATCCAGGTGCCGACGCCATGGCGCAGGCTGTCGGACGGTGCACCGGCGCCGCCCGTGACCTGCGTACCCGGATGCAGCGCCGCCTGGACCATCGCCGGGGCGTCGCGGTTCACGCGCCGTGCCTTCACGTGTGCCTGCAACGTGTCCTCGAGGCGCTCATCCACGTCGGCGGCGTATGGCTTGCCCGCGCCAAGGCGCTCCGGCCACTCGCGTGCGGCCGCAACCTGGCGCGAGGCGTCGCGCCACCGTCCCGCCGCAATCGCCTGCGCGGCAAGCATCAGCTTCGCCTCGCGATACAACAGGCGTCCATCTGCCGCTCCCTCATACGGCAGGATCGACAGCCGGCCGAGCAGCGCGTCGGCCGCGGCGTACTGCCCAGCCGCCACCAGCGCCTTGGCGTGGGTCAGGCCGAGGATGTAGCTGGCCGGGAATCTCGCGTGATACCGAGCCGCGACCTCCACCGCCGCGGCGGCGTTCCCGTTCGCGATGAGGTGATCGGCCAGCAGCTTACCGTAGCGCCACTCGGCGGGCTCGAGCGCCGCGGCACGCTCCAGGTCACGCTGGCAATCAGCGGCGCTGCGCTCCGGCAGCGTGGCGCGCGCGGCGTAGAACGGCGCGTAGTCCGGCTGGTCGGCGAGCGACGTGAGGATCCGCGCGGCGTCGCGCAGGTTCCCCTGTCCCCAGCGGGCGAGGGCCAGGTAGTAGCGCGGCTGCCAGTGCGGCGAGATGCGCGCGGCATGCTCCAGCGCCGGCACCACTTCGGCCCGGAACGGGAACACGTAGCCCGGCGACAGCCTGCCGGCGCGTTCGATGAGGGCATTGCCTCCTGCGTCACCGGTCTCGCTGCGGAGCCACGCCCGCAGGTAGAGCGCCTCGGGGTGGTCACCGGCGGCCTCCAGCACGCGGCCCGCCACCGCCGCCTCCCCTGCCTGCGCGTACCACGACCCCAGCTCCAGCAGCACCTGCTCCGGCAGCTCGGCGCGGATACCGGCGGCGAGTCTCGACGCGAACGCCGCATCGTTCGAGGCCAGCATCCGCTCCACGCGGGCCTGATGGCTGATCGGATCGGCCGCCTCGAGGGCCGCGATCCGCCGGTCGCGTGTTGCGGAATCCCCACGCCGGCGTGCGGCGACGATGGCCATGCCGAGCGCGTCGAGGTTGGCCCCGTCGACCGCCAGCGCCTTGGCCACGTAGGACTCCGCTGCGACGGTGTTCGCCTCGGCCAGCGAGAGGCGTGCCAGCTCGGTCCACGCGGCACCGCGGAACTCGGGCGAGTTGGCCGCGATCTCGAGGCCGTCCCGCGCGTCGTCGGTGTTGCGGAGCCAGCGGTTCGCCAGGCCGTACCAGTAGTTGGCCGCGGGATCGTACGTGTCGACGCTGAGCGCGGTGCGGGCGAGGCGCAGCGCGTCGGCGTACTGGCCGGCACGGATCGCCAGCATGGCGCGGTCGGCCAGCGCCGGCACCAGGTGCGGGTCGCGGGCCAGGGCACTGTCCGCGTACGCGGTGGCCTTCAGGTACTCACGCTGCCGGATCCACTGGCGCCCCTGCGCGTGCAGCCCCACCGCCGAGCTCCAGTCCAGCGCCGCTGGCGCATCCAGCGGCCGCGCCAGTGCACCGGCACGCGGGTCCGCGCGCCAGTCCAGCAGCACGTCACCCAGCGTCACGCGCAGTGCGTTCGGCTGCACGTCGGCGGTGGCGATGGTGTCGGCCCAGAGCTGCAGCGGCTGTCGCGACACGAACCTGGTGCGCACCAGCCGCGCCCCGTCGTAGATGCGCAGGGTGTCGGCCACCGGCACCGTCGGCGAGAACGTCAGCACGATGGCCGCACCACGTGTCGTCACGTTCAGCGCGCCGGTGCGCCCTGCGGCCACCATGCCCTTCGTGCCGGACACCGGGTACCACCATTCCGTCCACCGGTCCGTGGTGTGCGGCGCGAAGCCGCGATGCCGGAACGGCGTGAAGGTGCTCTGTTCCGCGGCCTGGTTGAAGAGGCGCCCGGATTGGACCTCCGAATACTGTCCATCGGTGTCGGTGAGCAGGTCCTCCCAGATCATCCCCTGCCGCGACTGCCCCCAGATCCAGATCTTCTTCCCCGCCTTCTCGTCGCGCGGCGACCAGCGGACCATGCCGAAGTCCCGGTCGTGCCAGTACGCGCCGAAGAAGTCGGTGGCGGTGCCGAAGACATGGTACGACTTGTATCCGCCGAAGCTGTTGTTGTCGTACCACGACAGGTCGCGACCGGCGCTGTCGACCGGCCACGGTCCATGCTCGCCCCCGTGGCCGAGGTAGCTGGTGCCGGGGTAGATGTACTGGAGCTTCCCGTCCACCGGGATGCCGGCGTTCATCCACGAGTAGTACGGCTGCTCGAGTGGTGACGCGTTGTACCAGGACGACGACGTGCTGAACGCCGCGTCATCCGCGCCGAGCCGGACCTCCAGGCGCCAGGGGGTGCGCGTGAGGAGGTCGAGCGCGCCGATGATGCAGCTCACGCTGCCGTCGGCGTTGGTGCGCGTGACGTAGTCCACCGGTGTGGCGACGTTCGGCGTGTGCCCGATGATGCCGTAGTTCGCCTCGATGCCACCGCTGGTCCACGGGCCGCGCATGGCGATGTCGCGAAACTTCACGACACTGTTCGCATAGATGAACGAGCGCCCGCTGCGTTTGTCGATCGCGCTCCAGATCTTGCCACCCACCTGCGGCAGGATCATGACCTTCAGGTAGTCGTTCTCCAGCTCCACCACCTTCCACGACTGCCGCACGGGCGTGTCGGTGAAGCCATCGAAGCGGAAGTACGGATAGATGCGCCCGACCACGGGGATCGGGTTCGGGTCGCTGAAGGGGTAGGTCGTGAAGACCTTCTCGTACTCACGCACCACCGGCGGTGCGGCGTGCGCGACTGCGGGCGTGGTGGCACAGAGCGTCATCGCAAGCAGCGTCCGGAGCAACGCTCGCATGGCAACTCCGAGTGGGTTCGATTGATTCGCTGTGCGCGAATCCGGGTTTCGGCTATGGGTCGGCATCGTTAACAATGTTCACGCGGAAAACGCGGAAAACGCGGAAAAGTCCATCCCGCACGGTGGAGACATACATGCACGTGAATGACGTGACTGACAATGTGCTTGGCGCTGCGGTTGCCGTACACAGCGAGCTTGGTCCTGGCCTGCTGGAATCGGTGTACGAGGCGGTCATGGCCTGCGTCCTCGAGAAGCGCGGGCTGCACGTGCGCCGGCAGCAGCCTATTCGCCTGCGATACCTCGGCATGAGTCTCGACGAGGCCTTTCGCCCCGACTTGATCATCGACGATCGCGTGATCGTCGAGATCAAGGCCGCCGCCCGACTCGAACCCGTCTTCACCCGCCAGCTGCTCACGTACCTGCGCCTGACCGGCATCGAGGTCGGGCTCGTCATCAATTTCGGAGCCTACTCCATCGCCGGCCAGACGAGGCGCGTCGTCAACGACTACAAGGGCGACGCGCCGGGGAAAGACCCCCTCAGGTCACCGCGACTGCTGTTCCCCGGAAAATCCGACTCCCACACTCCTGACCGCCGCCCAGCGTCGTGACCCTTTCCGCGTCTTCCGCGTTCTCCGCGTGAATCCTGTTGACGATCCCCCGACGCGCGCCGACCTCACGGAGACAAGGCACCACGATCTCCCGCCTGCCGCACCGTGAGCACGAGCGGCGCGCCGACGAACACAAAGTGACCGGCCAGCTGGATCCACCAGCGCAGCGCCACCGTCGGCGGCCGGTGCGTGAAGAGCGGGATGACCAGCAGCGACATCGCGGCCCAGATCATCGGCCCATACACCGCCGCCACAGCCAGCGCGCCAGGGAGAGAGCGGATCGCCTGCTGCAGCGCCGGGAGCGCGCGGCACAGGAGCACGAACAGCGTCGTCCACGCCAAGGCCACGCAGAAATGCAGCGCGATGCCGGCAACCACCGTCGCCACGCCACCATCGCGTGCCGCCACACCGAGCGGCACGCTGGCCACGCCCTGCCACAGCTGCGCGAACGTCGAACCGTAGACACCCACGCTGAGCGCGCAGGCCCAGAGGAAATCCGACACGCCGGTCACGACGCCCGCGCGTACGACAGTCGCCACCGGCGACCTTCCCACAACCGGCATCAGGGAATCACGCCAGGAGCCACGGCCGGATACTTCACCCCAAGCTGCTCCAGGTAGCTGCTGAACCGCGCGGGGTCGTAGTAGAACGGCCGCATCGCCTCCCGGTACCGCGCCATCTTCTCCGCGTTCAGCCACGTCGCCGGCTGGTCGGAGGGTGCCATCAGCGGGTGGTACTTGGTCGTCCGGGTCTGCACGTTCACGAAGTAGTCCTTCGCATCGCGGATCAACGTCGGCTGCATCATCAGGTCCAGGAGGGTCATCGCCTGCACCTTGGCGCCGGCCACCACGCCCTTGTGTGCGATCGGGGTCGCCATCGCGATGCCATCCACCCAGTTGTGGCCCGGCGTCCCCGGAATGTTGCTGGGGTAGTAGAGCGTCACGCTCGGCACGGTCCAGGACACGTCGCCGATGTCGTCGCTGCCGGTGCCGCCGGATGGTGTCTCGGCGGGTGAGCGCAGCGGGGCCACCCGCGTCACCAGCCCGCTGTCTGGCTGCTGCATCAGGCGCTGCACCGACTTCGCCATCACCTGGTCGTCGGCACTCCACGCCGGCATGCCGACGCGCATGGCATTGGCGTGCATCGCCTGCGCGATGGGCTTGTTGAAGTGCGGGCGCCAGGCCGACCCGATCACCTGCACCGTGTCGAGCTGGGTGAAGGTGCCGGCCGCGGCGGCGCGGGCCATCACCTTTGCCTCCTCGTACATGCGCGTCACCCGCTCCACGTCGCGCTCGCGGAAGAAGAACCAGATCGAGGCCGTGGCCGGCACCACGTTCGGCTGGTCGCCGCCGTCGGTGATCACGTAGTGGGAGCGTGTCGCCAGTTCCATGTGCTCGCGGCGGAACTCCCACATGTTCGCGAACGACATCACCGCATCCAGCGCGCTCCGGCCGCGCCACGGCGCACCTGCGGCGTGTGATGCCGTGCCGCTGAACCGGAACTGGGCCGAGATCAGCGCCAGCGCCGACTCGTCGCCCCACGCGACGCCGAACTCGTCGCCGACGTGTGCGAAGAGGTTGGCATCCACGCCGTTGAACACGCCGGCCCGCACGAGGTATGCCTTGCCCGCCAGCTGCTCCTCGGCCACGCCGGGCCAGAGCACGATGGTGCCGGACATCTTCTCGCGCACCATGATGTCCTTCACCGCCAGCGCCGCGATGATGTTCAGCGGCACGCCGCTGTTGTGTCCCTCGCCATGGCCCGGCGCACCGGCCACCAGCGGGATGCGGCCGGCGCTGCCCGGGCGCTGGTTCGCCTGCGGGATGCCGTCGATGTCCGAGCCGAGCGCGATCACCGGCGACCCGCTGCCCCACTTCGCCACCCAGGCCGTCGGCATGCCGGCCACCCCGCGCTCGACCGTGAAGCCGTTCTGCTCCAGCACGCCCGTCAGGTACTTCGAGGTCTCGAACTCCTGCATGCCGAGTTCGCCGAAGGAGAACACCTGGTCGACCATGCGCTGGGCGAGCTGCGCGCGGGCGTCGATCGTGCGGGCCAGCTCGGCCTTCAGCGCCTCGACCCGTGGGTTCGGCCGGGGGGCCTGCGCCGCGAGCGCGGCACCGGAAGTGAGGCCGGCGACCAGACTGGTCGCCAGGAGACGGCGGAGGGAGCGCATCGGGAGTCCGCGTTCGGGTGGTCGGGCCGTGCCGCGGCCGTCGACGGTCGAGGCAGGGTCACGCTACCCCGCGCGGAACAGTGCGGCAAGGCTGGCGGCGTCGGTGTGGCACGCGACGCCCGGGCACCGCCGCAGCACGGCGGTCACATCGTGAACGAGTAGATGTAGATCGTCCCGCTGGCGGCGTGCACGCCGATCCAGCCGGTGGTGCGCCCCGTGAGCGCCTCCGGCGCGAAGAAGTCCAGCGATGCGAACTCCGGCCCGCTCACCCACCACGAGACCGGGGTGGAGGGTTCGACGAACGCGGGGGCATCGGTGCCGGTGGTGACGGGCGTGAGCCGGGTGCGCCACTCCGCCACGTGGCCCGGCGCCACGCGGATCACCTGGAAGCCGGCGAAGTCCGCCGGCCCCAGCCGCCCATCCCCCACCCGCTCCTCCATCGCCTGGGCATCGAGGATCGTTGCCGCGAGCGCCGGCGGCACCCGCAGCATCTTCTGCACCGCCGCGATGCGCTCGGCCGCGGTCCCCTTGATCTCGACCGAGGTGCGCGGCGGCGGGGCCGGTGCGTCGCGGCGGCAGCCCGGTTGGCTGGCCAGCAGCAGGATGGCGAGGAGGGTCCGGCAGCGCGTGACGAAAGGCATGGACCAAATCTGCAGCGCGCATCGGTGGCGGCCAGACGCAGCCGCCTTCCGCCGCACTGCGCCGTGGCACATTCTCCGGCCAGCCCGGTGCGCCCCAGCCTCCCGATTCCGATGACACCGCTTCGATCGAATCACCGCCGGCCTCCGGCACTCCCCTGTGCACTCGCCTGTGCACTCGCGCTCGCGACCTGCGTCCCGCACCACACCGCCGGCGCACAGGCCGCAGCGGCCACGACGGCGGCGGAGCCGACCATTCCGTACTTCGCGATCGGTGCCGACCCGCTCACGGCGCTCACCGGCCCCGCCCGGCCCGGCACCTACCTCGCTGCCGTCGGGCGTCGCGCGATTGCGATGGGCACCGAGGACGGGCGCCTGGAGCTGTGGAGCTGGCCGGTGAAGTGGCTGCACGACTTCGAGCTCTCGTTCCGCGTGCCGAAGTACACCGCACCGATCGCCGGCCACACCATCGCCACCGCGGTCATCGAGCGGCCCGAAGGTGTGACCATCGAGTACACGTACGAGCAGTTCACGGTGAAGCAGCACATCTTCGTGCCGCTGGACAAGCCGGCGGTGATCATGCTGCTCGAGGTGGACGCGATCCGGCCCATGGACATCATCGCGTCGTTCACCCCCGACGTGCACTACATGTGGCCGGCGGGACTCGGCGGCCAGTACCTCGTCTGGAACCAGGCGGCGAAGGCGTTCCTCTTCTCCGAGTCGAAGCGGACGGTCAACGCCTTCCTCGGGTCCCCGGCGATCACGCAGGCCTCGGACGTGCCCGCACACATGCTGGCCGCGGCGCCACCGCAGTTCGTGCTGGGCGTGGGCGGCGAGGGCGCGCGCTACACCGCACCGCGCCTTGGCGAGCCGCCCGGGGGCAACATCAACACCCGCGTGGCGTACATCCCGGTCGTGCTGGCCGGCGGGGCCATGTCACGCGACTCGGCGCTGGCGCTGTACCAGTCGCTGCTGGCCCCCGGTGCGGCCGAGCGCGAGTGGCGCGCACGACAGGACCACCAGTTC contains:
- a CDS encoding DUF5107 domain-containing protein, which codes for MRALLRTLLAMTLCATTPAVAHAAPPVVREYEKVFTTYPFSDPNPIPVVGRIYPYFRFDGFTDTPVRQSWKVVELENDYLKVMILPQVGGKIWSAIDKRSGRSFIYANSVVKFRDIAMRGPWTSGGIEANYGIIGHTPNVATPVDYVTRTNADGSVSCIIGALDLLTRTPWRLEVRLGADDAAFSTSSSWYNASPLEQPYYSWMNAGIPVDGKLQYIYPGTSYLGHGGEHGPWPVDSAGRDLSWYDNNSFGGYKSYHVFGTATDFFGAYWHDRDFGMVRWSPRDEKAGKKIWIWGQSRQGMIWEDLLTDTDGQYSEVQSGRLFNQAAEQSTFTPFRHRGFAPHTTDRWTEWWYPVSGTKGMVAAGRTGALNVTTRGAAIVLTFSPTVPVADTLRIYDGARLVRTRFVSRQPLQLWADTIATADVQPNALRVTLGDVLLDWRADPRAGALARPLDAPAALDWSSAVGLHAQGRQWIRQREYLKATAYADSALARDPHLVPALADRAMLAIRAGQYADALRLARTALSVDTYDPAANYWYGLANRWLRNTDDARDGLEIAANSPEFRGAAWTELARLSLAEANTVAAESYVAKALAVDGANLDALGMAIVAARRRGDSATRDRRIAALEAADPISHQARVERMLASNDAAFASRLAAGIRAELPEQVLLELGSWYAQAGEAAVAGRVLEAAGDHPEALYLRAWLRSETGDAGGNALIERAGRLSPGYVFPFRAEVVPALEHAARISPHWQPRYYLALARWGQGNLRDAARILTSLADQPDYAPFYAARATLPERSAADCQRDLERAAALEPAEWRYGKLLADHLIANGNAAAAVEVAARYHARFPASYILGLTHAKALVAAGQYAAADALLGRLSILPYEGAADGRLLYREAKLMLAAQAIAAGRWRDASRQVAAAREWPERLGAGKPYAADVDERLEDTLQAHVKARRVNRDAPAMVQAALHPGTQVTGGAGAPSDSLRHGVGTWIADSLGNHRAVVRVANAADAVVAHIPWRRRDATPQSVNLVVIQAATQQRIRNVARLDITREAGDIAFQAPAAGEYHVYYLPYTGTFKSNYPKITYRVVEPTAEPTWLSAHGLNEGAVRSGALNELPRATMVGFDAVNEFSRFTPMEYIATASELAALRGAHPSAPFLAFAEDRALSIRMTRDIPAAWAQRGAFTPFTGTARRGEFYTFQVGVWAHRGPLDSLRYRMSALRRKGGSQVIPSRAITAFNLEGTDWSGRRFTRALHVDSSRVQALWFGVDLPAAITPGDYEGDLRLVTATGSAPPVRVTIRVGSGLVANHGDDTPAQLTRLRWLNSQLAADDSVVAPYVPMRVSGTTISLLGRALTFGNDGMPVSIQSFFSPGNTSIGTTPREILSAPIRLVVRDSADRAVAWTGADPVITKRAPGAVAWEARKSAGALRLQTNAVLEFDGTAEYTVALKASARTSLRTVTFELPLRADAARYMMGLGQKGGYRPEDFHWTWDVAKQNQDAAWLGDVNAGIQFTLKDEHYVRPLNTNFYLSKPLVAPRSWANDGKGGCDIVRTGDRVLASCHSGAQVIEAGDSLRFDFRLMITPFKPLDTAGQWSTRFFHAFVPVDSAKRRGANTLNVHHANRVNPWINYPFIETAGMRAFIDSAHAAGMRAKIYYTVRELTNHAPELFALRSLGDEVLSHGPGGGYSWLQEHLGDDYIAAWHVPEITDAAVVNSGVSRWHNFYIEGLDWLVKNERIDGLYLDDVAFDRITMKRVRKVLDRGNASALLDLHSANQYNPRDGFASSANLYLEHFPFINRLWFGEYFDYDARPDYWLVEVSGIPFGLMGEMLEKGGHPWRGMTMGMTARLPWAGDPTPLWKVWDEFGIQQSRMHGWWSGAAPVTTGDADILATTWTKPGSAMVSLGSWKADDTPVRLTIDWQALGLDPARTRIRAPAIANFQAAGTYDPGAPITVPGKRGLLLILEPSR
- a CDS encoding GxxExxY protein, whose product is MHVNDVTDNVLGAAVAVHSELGPGLLESVYEAVMACVLEKRGLHVRRQQPIRLRYLGMSLDEAFRPDLIIDDRVIVEIKAAARLEPVFTRQLLTYLRLTGIEVGLVINFGAYSIAGQTRRVVNDYKGDAPGKDPLRSPRLLFPGKSDSHTPDRRPAS
- a CDS encoding amidohydrolase, which produces MRSLRRLLATSLVAGLTSGAALAAQAPRPNPRVEALKAELARTIDARAQLAQRMVDQVFSFGELGMQEFETSKYLTGVLEQNGFTVERGVAGMPTAWVAKWGSGSPVIALGSDIDGIPQANQRPGSAGRIPLVAGAPGHGEGHNSGVPLNIIAALAVKDIMVREKMSGTIVLWPGVAEEQLAGKAYLVRAGVFNGVDANLFAHVGDEFGVAWGDESALALISAQFRFSGTASHAAGAPWRGRSALDAVMSFANMWEFRREHMELATRSHYVITDGGDQPNVVPATASIWFFFRERDVERVTRMYEEAKVMARAAAAGTFTQLDTVQVIGSAWRPHFNKPIAQAMHANAMRVGMPAWSADDQVMAKSVQRLMQQPDSGLVTRVAPLRSPAETPSGGTGSDDIGDVSWTVPSVTLYYPSNIPGTPGHNWVDGIAMATPIAHKGVVAGAKVQAMTLLDLMMQPTLIRDAKDYFVNVQTRTTKYHPLMAPSDQPATWLNAEKMARYREAMRPFYYDPARFSSYLEQLGVKYPAVAPGVIP